In Novosphingobium kaempferiae, the DNA window CGTTTCATCAGAGGCGGCATGCCGGAGAAGTCTCCGACTATCCCGGCCAGCATCGACGCGCTGCGCCCGGCGCGGACGAGGCGGATCGCCAGCATCGTTGCAAGGCCATAGCCCGCCAGCAGCGCGGCGAGGAGGTAGACCTCCTTTTCCAGCGACCATGTACGGACGAGCGTTGCAACGAGTGCGCCTGCGATGATCCACGGAAGGCCGCTCCAGACGCTGCGGGAAGCGAGCGCGGAGGTCGAGGTGTCAGCCACCTCCTGCACTTCCCCGAAGGCCGCCTGCTCTTCCGGAGAGTATTCGCGGGTGGTGAAAACCGTGCACAGAACGGCACCTAGAAGCGCCAGAGCGCCGCCGAAGAAGCTGTAACGCACCGTATCGGGTATCTCACCGAGCGCAGCGACGTTCGAGACGCCGAGATGCTCCAGCAGATAGGGAAACAGTGAGCCGACCACCGCGCCCGCACCGATGAAAGCGGTCTGCACGGCATAGCCCGCCGTGTGTTGGTCCTTGCGCAGCATGTCGCCGACGAAGGCGCGGAACGGCTCCATCGAAACGTTGAGGCTGGCGTCCAGCATCCACAGCAGCAGCGCCGCCATCAGCAGGCCGCCGCTCTCGGGCATGGCGAGCAGCGCGATCGTCGCGAGCACCGCGCCGGCAAGGAAGTACGGCCGTCGCCGTCCGAGCCTGCCGAGCCAGGTGCGGTCCGACATGTGGCCGACGATAGGCTGCACCAGCAGGCCGGTCAGCGGCGCGGCAACCCAGAGCGCGGGGAGATCGTCGATCCCGGAGCCGAGCGACTGGAAGACGCGGCTCATGTTGGCGTTCTGGAGCGCGAAGCCGATCTGGATGCCGAAGAAGCCGAAGCTGATGTTCCACAGCCCCGCCCAGCCCTGCCGGGGCTTCTGAGTTGCTGCGTCCATCACTTCATCCCTTCCCTGATGCCTCGCGCGTTTGGTGCCGCGCCGGAGTGCAGGCGGAGCGCGTCGCACGATGCGGGTTCGGCGACAACATGCATACGAATGCTTTGGCTAGATACGCGCGCATCACGGTGGGCTGTTCACGGGCAGCGGTCCCGGATCAAGTCCGGGATGACGTATTTTATCACCCCACTGTACTGCGCCGCACCACCAGCCTTGCGGGCAGCGTGCGTGACGCCACCTCCCGATCCTCGATCTGGTCCGCCAGGGTCTCGACCAGCACCGCGCCCGCCTGCTTGAGATCCTGCATTACCGTGGTCAACGGCGGATTGGTCATGCTGGCGGCGGGGAGATCGTCGAAGCCCATCACCGCCACGTCGCCGGGGATGGACAGCCCCGCCTCGCCCAATGCCCGCATCGCACCGATGGCGATGAGATCGCTGGCAGCGAAGACGGCGTCGAACGCCAGCCCCTCCCCGATCACCTCGCGCATGGCGGTGTGGCCCATGTCCTCGAGGTTCACGACATCGCGCTGCAGGCGAGGATCGACCTCCGCGCCCGCAGCGGCCATCGCCTCGCACAGCCCGCGATAGCGTTCGGCGAACTCGGGGTAATGCTCGTCCGCCTGCCCGAGAAAGACGATCCTCCGCCTCCCGAGCCCCAGCAGGTGCTCGCCAGCCATACGGCCCGCACCGCGATTGTCGGACCCCACCGTCGCGCCGATGTTGGCGCCGAGATCCACCGCATCGACGCTGCCCCAGCGCACGAAATGCGTACCCTGCCCCACCAGTTGCCGCAGCCTGCTTTCGTAGAGCTTGTAGTCCCCGTAGCCGAGCAGGATCAGCCCATCCGCACGGTGGCTGTCCTGATAGCGGACGTGCCAGTCGTCCTCCAGCTTCTGGAACGAGATCAGCAGGTCGAGCCCCCGGTTCGCGCATTCCCGCGTGATCGCGCCCAGCATGGCGAGGAAGAACGGGTTGATCTTGGAATCGTCGGGAGACTGCTCCTCGAAGAACAGCAGCGCGATGGTGTTGGACCGCTGAGAGCGCAGCGAGGACGCGTTCTTGTCGACCGAGTAGTTCAGCTCCCGCGCGATCTCCTCGATCCGCGCGCGAGTGGCCGCGCTGACCGACTTGCTCCCGCGCAATGCGCGGCTGACGGTCGGCTGCGAAACCCCCGCCCGATAGGCGATGTCGAAGCTGGTCGGGCGGTTGGTCGGCTTGCGTCCCATTGGCTTTCCTGCTCGATGCTGCGCTGCAACATTGCCACAACCCGAGTTACACAACTCCATGCAATCGAGTGCTTTTAAGGGATTCTGCGCGTTGCATGGAAGACACGGCGCGTACCCCTCCCGCACCTACGTATACGTATGCCATATTATGCGCAACGCAGGACCGTCTTAATCAGGGCAGGTCGAATGGAGTCGCGGCAGCAATGCTCGGGCTTCGCAGGAGGAGAGCCGGACACCATCCAGATGGGCCGGCAAACAGAGGGTCAGGAGAGGACATCATGTCGCTTCGCAATGAGATTTCTGCCGTCGCGGGTTCGTCGCGCACGGCCATGGCTGCCGCACTTGTCGCGGCACTGCTTCCCGCTGCTGCATGGGCGCAGGACGCCGCCCCCGCAGATGACGCAGCCACCACGGAAGATACCGGCAGCATCGTCGTCACCGGCTACCGCGCGTCGCTGCTGAACGCGATCAACCAGAAGCGCAACGCCGAGCAGATCGTAGAATCGGTCTCGGCCGAAGACATCGGCAAGCTGCCCGACGCATCGATCGCGGAATCGATCGCCCGCCTGCCGGGCCTCACCTCGCAGCGCGTCAACGGTCGCTCGAACTCGATCGCCATCCGCGGCTTCGCGCCGGACTTCTCGACCACGCTGCTGAACGGCCGCGAACAGACCTCGACCGGCGACAACCGCGCCGTCGAGTATGACCAGTATCCGTCGGAAGTCGTCAGCACCGTCAACGTCTACAAGACGCCGATGGCCAGCCTCGTCGGCCAGGGCCTGTCGGGCACCGTGGACATGCGGACGATCCGTCCGCTCGACGCGGGCAAGCGCATCATCTCGTTCGGCGCGCGCGGCACTTACGCGGATCTCGGCAAGCTCAACGCCGGGTCCGACGACAAGGGCTATCGCATGACCGGCACGTATGTCGATCAGTTCGCGAACGACACCCTCGGCATCGCGCTGGGCGCCAGCTACATCGACGAGCCGTACCAGATCCAGGAATTCAACGCCTGGGGCTATGCCGACACGCCGGATGGCAACAAGGTCATCGGCGGTTCGAAGTCCTACGTCACCTCGACCAAGCTGAAGCGCCTCGGCCTCAACGGCACCCTCCAGTGGAAGCCGACGCCGAACCTGACGACGACGCTCGATGCGTTCTACTCGGACTTCAAGGACGACCAGATCAAGCGCGGCATCGAACTGCCCCTGTTCTGGGATCCGGACACCGCGTCGCTCGCCAACGGCACCGTCACCGACGGCCTCGTCACCTCGGGCACGTTCAACGGCGTCAAGAGCGTGGTCCGCAACGACCTGTTCCAGCGCCACGCCAAGCTCTACTCGTTCGGCTGGAACACCAAGTGGGAAGGCGATGACGGCTGGAAGGCCTACGCCGACGTCAGCTATTCCAAGACCGACCGCAGCGAGCTCAACATCGAGACGCTGGCCGGCACCGGCCGCAACACGATCGGTGCCCTGGACAGCGTCGACTTCGTGATGACCGGCAAGGGCGCGGTGTTCTCGCCGACGCTCAACTACGGCGACTACAACACGATCCTGCTCACCGGCCCGCAGGGCTGGGGCGGCACCCAGATCGCGCCGGACGGCACCCGCATCGTCAACGGCCAGGACGGCTACTACAACGACCGTCACATCAAGGACGAGCTGTGGCAGTACCGCGTCGAGGTCGAGCATGAGTTCGAGAGCGGCCCGCTGCACTCGTTCCAGGTCGGCTGGAACTACACCAACCGTTCCAAGACGCTGGTTCCCGAGGAATACTTCCTGGGCCTCGCCGCCAACACCGACGGCCTGACCAGCGTGATGGTGCCCGAGGAATACCGCCTCAAGGGCGAGACGCAGCTGAACTACCTCGGCCTCGGCCCGGTCATCAGCTACGATCCCGCCGCGCTGGTACGCGACGGCATCTACAACCTTGTCGCGAACCCCTACGGCGACGTGATCGTCAAGAGCTACGCCATCCGCGAGCGCCTGATGACCGCCTATGTCCAGGGCAATCTCGACGCGGACATCGGTTCGGCGCACCTGACCGGCAACTTCGGCGTGCAGGCGCAGTGGACCGACCAGAACTCGCGCGGCGCCAGCGCCGTGCTGCTCGGCACCAACCCGAACGGCTCGCCCAACGTCGGAGCCCTGCTGCGCAACACCAGCACCGACTACCTCGACGTGCTGCCCAGCGTGAACCTGTCGCTGCGCTTCCCCAGCGACACCATCATCCGCTTCGCTGCCGCGCGTGAGATCATCCGCCCGCGCCTCGACGACATGCGCGCCTCGGAGAAGTTCGACTACACGATCACCGGCGGCGTGGCGCAGGTTACCGGCGAGTCCGGCAACCCGTACCTGCGTCCCTGGCGCGCCAACGCGCTCGACCTGACGTTCGAGCAGTACTTCGGCGGCAAGGGTGTGATCGCGGCGCAGTTCTTCTGGAAGGATTTGAAGAGCTACATCTACAACCAGCAGTCGAGCGTCCCCACCGACGAGCTTTCGCTGCAGGATCCGGGCAACGGCGTCGTCCTCTCGCCGACCGCGCAGTACACCATCCCGGTGAACGGCAAGGGCGGCAAGCTCTACGGCGTCGAACTGGCCACCACGCTGCCGTTCGAGACCGTCATCCCGGCGCTCGAAGGCTTCGGCGTGACCGGCTCGGTCGCCTATACGAAGAGCAAGATCCAGGCGACGCCGGACTCGCCCACGGGTGACCTGCCGGGCTATTCGAAGTGGGTCGCCAACGGCACCGCCTACTTCGAGAAGTGGGGCTTCAACGCCCGCGGCTCGGTGCGTTATCGCTCGACGTTCCTGGGTGAAGTCTCGGGCTTCGCGGCCAACCGCGTGCGTCGCCGTGCGGCTTCGGAAACCATCGTGGACGCGCAGATCGGCTACGACTTCCAGCCGGGCAGCCCGATGGAAGGCCTCTCGCTCTACATCCAGGGCCAGAACCTGACCGACGCGCCGTTCGTCACGACCAACCCCGGCGATAGCCGCGAAATCATCGACTACCAGCGTTACGGCCGCCGCTTCCTCGCCGGCTTCACTTACAAGTTCTGAGCCCCTGTGGGGCTCGGGCTAAGTTCTGATAACTTACCCCCCGGCGTCGGGATGGAACCCTCCTCCTCCTGACCGGCGCCACACCGGCGGAACCGTGCAAGAACCCTCACTTTCACGGTTCCGCCTATCCTTTCGACGGCCATCCGGAGACAGCCCGATGAACCGCCTCATGCCTTCCCTCGCCGCCCTTGCGCTGGCCCTCTCCCACGGCGCGGCGCTTGCCGGCCCGGTGGAGGACATGCGCGCCCGCACGCCCGAGCAGGAAGTGATCTACTTCGTCCTGCCCGACCGGTTCGAGAACGGCGATCCCGCCAACGACACCGGCGGCCTTACCGGCGGCAAGCTCCAGACCGGCTTCGATCCCACCGACAAGGCGTTCTTCCACGGCGGCGACATCAAGGGCCTGACCGCGCGGCTGGACTATATCCAGGGCCTCGGCGCGAGCGCGATCTGGGTCGGGCCGATCTTCAAGAACAAGCCGGTGCAGGGGCCGAAAGGCAACGAGAGCGCGGGCTATCACGGCTACTGGATCACCGACTTCACGCAGGTCGATCCGCACTTCGGCACCAACGACGATTTCAAGGCGCTGGTCGAGGCCGCTCATGCCCGGGGCATGAAGGTCTACATGGACATCATCGTCAACCACACGGCGGACGTGATCCAGTTCAGGGAAGGCACGGCGGAGGGGTATCCCTACCGCTCCAAGGCCGACTATCCCTTCTCGACCAAGGGCGGGCTGAAGGGCGCCGCCATCAATCCCGGGTTCGCCGGTGATGCCGTCGCGACGACGGAAAACTGGGCGAAACTGACCGATCCCGCGTTCGCCTATACCCCAGTCGTGCCCAGGGCGGAGAAGGACGTCAAAGTCCCCGCCTGGCTCAACGATCCGATCTACTACCACAACCGCGGCAACACCGACTGGAAGGGCGAAAGTTCGCAGTACGGCGACTTCGTGGGCCTCGACGACCTCGCCACCGAGAACCCGCGCGTGGTCGACGGGATGATCGAGATCTACGGCAGCTGGATCGACCGCTTCGGCGTCGACGGCTTCCGCATCGACACCGCCCGTCATGTGAACGCAGAGCTGTGGCGCAAGTTCGTCCCCGCCATGCTGGAGCGTGCGAAGGCCAAGGGAATCAACAACTTCCACATCTTCGGCGAAGTCGCGACGGGCGATTACGACCCTGCCCTCCTCGCCTCGTGGACGCGCAATGCCGGGCTTCCCGGCGTCCTCGACTTCGCGTTCATGCGCGCGGTCGACGATGCGGCGGGCGGCGCGAAGGACGGCGGCACGGCAACGCTGGCGCGGCTGTTCGACGACGATGCGCTCTATGCCGGCGGCAAGGCCGGGGCGATGCAGTTGCCCACGTTCCTCGGCAACCACGACGCCGGGCGCCTGCCGATGTTTCTCAAGCTGGGTCAACCACTTGCGAGCAACGACGAACTGCTCAAGCGCTCCATGCTGGCCCATGCCATGCTGCTGACGCTGCGCGGCGTGCCGACGATCTACTATGGCGACGAGCAGGGCTTCGTCGGGCATGGCGGGGACCAGTGGTCGCGGCAGGACATGTTCGCGTCGAAGGACTTGCGCCTGACCGACGAGCCGCTGCTGGGCACGACCCGTGCGCCGAATGCAGAGCACTTCGATCCGTCACATCCGCTTTATCGTTTCATATCAGAGCTTTCCACGCTGCGCCGAAGCACCCCTGCCCTCCATTCGGGCATGACGAAGGTGCGCACCTCGTCCGAAAAGCCCGGCCTTTTCGCCGTGTCGCGCTTCGATCCGACGACCGGGCGCGAGGTCGTGCTGGCGTTCAACACGTCGACCGAGGCGGTCAGCGGCAACATCGCGGTTGAGCCCGCTTCGGGCGCATTCCAGCGGCTTGCCGGAGCGGAATGCCCCGGAAAACCGACGGTTCCCGGCTCGCTTGCGGTGAGCCTGCCGCCGCTCGGCTTCGCGGTCTGCGCCGCGCACTGAACTGAACCTAGAGATACCCAGCATGCACCGGGCCCTACCAGAGAGCGCCATGACCGAAACTTCAACAACTTCCACCGCTCCATGGTGGCGCGGCGCGGCGATCTACCAGATCTACCCGCGCAGCTTCGCCGATTCCAACGGCGACGGCATCGGCGACCTGCCCGGCATCACCGCCCGGCTCGACCATGTCGCGCGCCTCGGCGTCGAGGCGATCTGGATCTCGCCGTTCTACCAGTCGCCCATGGCGGACTTCG includes these proteins:
- a CDS encoding MFS transporter, yielding MDAATQKPRQGWAGLWNISFGFFGIQIGFALQNANMSRVFQSLGSGIDDLPALWVAAPLTGLLVQPIVGHMSDRTWLGRLGRRRPYFLAGAVLATIALLAMPESGGLLMAALLLWMLDASLNVSMEPFRAFVGDMLRKDQHTAGYAVQTAFIGAGAVVGSLFPYLLEHLGVSNVAALGEIPDTVRYSFFGGALALLGAVLCTVFTTREYSPEEQAAFGEVQEVADTSTSALASRSVWSGLPWIIAGALVATLVRTWSLEKEVYLLAALLAGYGLATMLAIRLVRAGRSASMLAGIVGDFSGMPPLMKRLAFVQFFSWSALFIMWINTTPVVAQYHFGSADPASAAYQEAGNWVGVLFSVYNGVAAVAALALLPFLSKRLGKAKTHALCLVAGAAGFAGFLLLRDPKALVLCEIGIGVAWASILAMPYAILASSLPQAKLGIFMGLFNVFVVLPQLLVATVMGSIMKAFFPGEPIWTMAFAAGTLLVAALASLRVGEPA
- a CDS encoding LacI family DNA-binding transcriptional regulator; translated protein: MGRKPTNRPTSFDIAYRAGVSQPTVSRALRGSKSVSAATRARIEEIARELNYSVDKNASSLRSQRSNTIALLFFEEQSPDDSKINPFFLAMLGAITRECANRGLDLLISFQKLEDDWHVRYQDSHRADGLILLGYGDYKLYESRLRQLVGQGTHFVRWGSVDAVDLGANIGATVGSDNRGAGRMAGEHLLGLGRRRIVFLGQADEHYPEFAERYRGLCEAMAAAGAEVDPRLQRDVVNLEDMGHTAMREVIGEGLAFDAVFAASDLIAIGAMRALGEAGLSIPGDVAVMGFDDLPAASMTNPPLTTVMQDLKQAGAVLVETLADQIEDREVASRTLPARLVVRRSTVG
- a CDS encoding TonB-dependent receptor; translation: MSLRNEISAVAGSSRTAMAAALVAALLPAAAWAQDAAPADDAATTEDTGSIVVTGYRASLLNAINQKRNAEQIVESVSAEDIGKLPDASIAESIARLPGLTSQRVNGRSNSIAIRGFAPDFSTTLLNGREQTSTGDNRAVEYDQYPSEVVSTVNVYKTPMASLVGQGLSGTVDMRTIRPLDAGKRIISFGARGTYADLGKLNAGSDDKGYRMTGTYVDQFANDTLGIALGASYIDEPYQIQEFNAWGYADTPDGNKVIGGSKSYVTSTKLKRLGLNGTLQWKPTPNLTTTLDAFYSDFKDDQIKRGIELPLFWDPDTASLANGTVTDGLVTSGTFNGVKSVVRNDLFQRHAKLYSFGWNTKWEGDDGWKAYADVSYSKTDRSELNIETLAGTGRNTIGALDSVDFVMTGKGAVFSPTLNYGDYNTILLTGPQGWGGTQIAPDGTRIVNGQDGYYNDRHIKDELWQYRVEVEHEFESGPLHSFQVGWNYTNRSKTLVPEEYFLGLAANTDGLTSVMVPEEYRLKGETQLNYLGLGPVISYDPAALVRDGIYNLVANPYGDVIVKSYAIRERLMTAYVQGNLDADIGSAHLTGNFGVQAQWTDQNSRGASAVLLGTNPNGSPNVGALLRNTSTDYLDVLPSVNLSLRFPSDTIIRFAAAREIIRPRLDDMRASEKFDYTITGGVAQVTGESGNPYLRPWRANALDLTFEQYFGGKGVIAAQFFWKDLKSYIYNQQSSVPTDELSLQDPGNGVVLSPTAQYTIPVNGKGGKLYGVELATTLPFETVIPALEGFGVTGSVAYTKSKIQATPDSPTGDLPGYSKWVANGTAYFEKWGFNARGSVRYRSTFLGEVSGFAANRVRRRAASETIVDAQIGYDFQPGSPMEGLSLYIQGQNLTDAPFVTTNPGDSREIIDYQRYGRRFLAGFTYKF
- a CDS encoding alpha-amylase family glycosyl hydrolase; protein product: MNRLMPSLAALALALSHGAALAGPVEDMRARTPEQEVIYFVLPDRFENGDPANDTGGLTGGKLQTGFDPTDKAFFHGGDIKGLTARLDYIQGLGASAIWVGPIFKNKPVQGPKGNESAGYHGYWITDFTQVDPHFGTNDDFKALVEAAHARGMKVYMDIIVNHTADVIQFREGTAEGYPYRSKADYPFSTKGGLKGAAINPGFAGDAVATTENWAKLTDPAFAYTPVVPRAEKDVKVPAWLNDPIYYHNRGNTDWKGESSQYGDFVGLDDLATENPRVVDGMIEIYGSWIDRFGVDGFRIDTARHVNAELWRKFVPAMLERAKAKGINNFHIFGEVATGDYDPALLASWTRNAGLPGVLDFAFMRAVDDAAGGAKDGGTATLARLFDDDALYAGGKAGAMQLPTFLGNHDAGRLPMFLKLGQPLASNDELLKRSMLAHAMLLTLRGVPTIYYGDEQGFVGHGGDQWSRQDMFASKDLRLTDEPLLGTTRAPNAEHFDPSHPLYRFISELSTLRRSTPALHSGMTKVRTSSEKPGLFAVSRFDPTTGREVVLAFNTSTEAVSGNIAVEPASGAFQRLAGAECPGKPTVPGSLAVSLPPLGFAVCAAH